CATGTACGCCTTCATGCCCGGCGTGGCGTTGATCTGGCGCGCCAGCTCGCGACCGATCGCAAGGGTCACGTCCTTTTCGTGCTTGCCGCTCGGGCCGCTGGCACCGGGGTCCTGCCCGCCGTGGCCGGGATCGATGGCCACGATCAGCGGGCGCATGCCCGGCGCCATCTTCACTCGCGCCGCGGCGCTCGGCATCACCGGGCGCGCTTCGGCGGCCGCGGCCACCGCCGCATCGTCGTCCGCGTCGTCACGCTCGGAGGGCGCGTTCGCCGGCGGCGCGACTGGCGCGGGCGCAGGCGACGGCACGCTGCCAGGCGCAGGATGGCCGGGCGCCGCCGCAACGCTCGGCGCAGATGCAACGACGGTGGGCGCAGGCGTGGGCGCGGCCGGCGGCGGCACCGGGGTCGGCGCCGGCTGGCTGGCACGCTGCACCACCGACGAGGTCAGCGCCGCGGTCGCGCGCGCCGCTTCGGCGCGCGCATCCATTGCCGGCTTGGGCGTCGGCATCGGCGCGGCCTGGGGCAGCGGGGTAGCGGCTGTCGGCGCGTCGCCGGCGACCGCCTTGCCTGCTGGCGCTTCACCCGGCCATTCGATCACCAGCACCGAACTGCCGCCGATGGTCTGCATCTGCGGCTTGAACGCCACCACCTGGCTGCTCAGGTCGAAGACGATGCGCAAGGTGCCCGGCACCGGATGCCCGGTCCGCACCGCGCTCACCACGCCGCCGCCGGCCGGCAGCTTCAGGCCCTTGGCAGCGGAGGAATCGGGAAGATCGACGACCAGGCGGTTGGGGTTGGCCAGCGACAGCGTGCTGAAGCCACCGCTGCCCTGCAGACGGATCTCGGCGCGGGTGCCGGTGGCGCCGTTGTCGAGCGAGACCGACTGCACCTGTCCGGCAAACGCCATCTGCGCCGCCAGGCACCAGCCTGCGGCAGCGGCGAAACTGGCGAAAAAACGGGTCCCCGGGCGCATAACGCGATTCAAACATCGCCGGGAGTCAAAGGCAAGCGGTTTTCCCTTAATAATCCATAACCTGCCTTCACTTTCTAGCGTCAGCCGGCAAAAAGTCCCTGCAAGTCGGCCTGTCCACCCACCCGGGCCAGCCATGCGGCGCCCGCCTCAGTGCGCGCCTGCAGGGCGACGCTGCGCCCGTCGCCTCGCACTGCTGCCAACCGCACCTCGACATCGGCCGGGGCCAGCACGTCGCCGCCGCGTTCGGGCCATTCCACCAGCCACAGCGTGGCCCCGCCCTCGTCCAACCCCAGAAAATCCAGCTCGCCGGCCGCGCCGATGCGGTATAGATCCAGATGCCAGGCTTCGCCATCGGCCAGCGGGTAACGCTCCACCAAGGTATAGGTGGGGCTGCGGATCGCCCCCTGCACGCCGAGTGCGCGCAGCAGCGCCCGCGCCAGGGTCGATTTGCCGGCGCCCAGATCCCCGTGCAGATGTACCGAGGCCTGCGTCGGGCGGGTCACGGCCAGCGCGCGACCGAGACGTTCGGTGGCGTCGCTGTCGGGCAGGAACAACATGAGGCTCATGATTCGGATTCCGGATTGGACAGGCGCCGCAGCGCCGGCAATAGATCGGTCGGCAGCAGCCCGCGCTGGCCCGCGGCAGCAGCGCGATCGCCGGCGCCGGCATGCAGCAGTGCGCCGACGCTGGCCGCCTCGAACGCCGACAGGCCCTGCGCGCGCAGCGCCGCGACCACCCCGGTCAACAGATCGCCCATGCCGCCGACCGCCATGCCCGGATTGCCGGCGGCGATCACCCGCGGCGTCTGCCCCGGCGCGGCGACCAGGCTGCCGGCACCCTTCAGCACCACCGCCGTCTGATAGCGCTCGGCCAAGGTCGCGGCGGCCGCAAAGCGATCGCGCTGCACCTCGGCGGTGGCGATACCGAGCAGGCGCGCGGCCTCGCCCGGATGCGGGGTCAGTACCGCCTGCGGGACGGGCCGCGGCGACTGCGCAAGCAGGTTCAATGCATCGGCGTCCAGGATCAGCGCGCGGTCCGAATCGGCCAGGACCGTCTGCCACAGCGCCCGCGCCCAATCGTCCTGACCCAGTCCGGGGCCGAGCGCGACCACACTGGCCTTGTGCAGCAACGGCGCCAGTGTCCCTGCATCGTCGATCGCATGCACCATCGCCTCCGGACAGCGCGCCAGAAGCGGCGCCACGTGCGCGCCACGGGTGGCGACGCTGACCAGGCCGGCGCCGCTGCGCAGGGCCGACTCGGCGCTCAGCATCACCGCCCCGCCGCTGCCGAGGTTGCCGCCGACGCACAGCACATGGCCGGAATCGCCCTTGTGGCTGTCCTGCCGGCGCGGCGCCAGACGGCTGCGCAAGGCGCCGACGGTCCAGGCCTGTGCGCGCGGCGCGCAACCGGCGAACGCAGCCGGCGGCACCTCCAGCGTCGCCAGTGCGCGCTCGCCGACATGGTTCAAGGCCGCACCGGTATGCAGGCCGGCATGGGCGACGATGAACTGCAAGGTCAGCGTCGCCGGCAACACCGCGCCGGGCACGCTGCCGGTTTCGGCGTCCACGCCGCTGGGCACATCGAGCGCCAGTACCGGCGCGCCAAGTCCGCCCAGCGCGCCGAGCAGCGCCGCCAGTTCGGCGTCCGGCGCGCGATTGAGGCCGATGCCGAGCAACGCATCGACCACCACTTCGGCCGGCGCCAGTGCCGCGTCGAACTCCTCGATGCGACCGCCGACGCCGATGTAGTCGGTGCAGGCGCGCTGCGCCAGCGGCGACTGCGGACCGCGCCCGGGCAACTGCAGCAGGCGCACCTGGCGTCCGGCGCGATGCGCCAGCCGCGCCAGCACGTAGCCATCGCCACCGTTGTTGCCGCTGCCGCAGGCCACCAGGATGCGCTGTGCCTGCGGCCAGCGCTGCAGCAGCGTCTGCCACGCGGCCTGGCCGGCGCGCTGCATCAGCGTGTAGCCGTCGCCGCCCAGCAGCGCGGTGGCCTGCGCATCGATGCGGCGCGCGGCCGCGGTGGCATAGAGATCGAAGCAGTCGTACATGCACGGGATTCTATACTTGCGCGATGTCCGCCCGTCTCGACATCGCCGATCCCCACGCCGCCGCCGCGCGCATCCGCGCGCTGGCGCGCACGTTCGGCTTCCAGCGCTGCGGCATCGCCGGCATCGAACTGCAGCAGGACGAGGCGCATCTGCGCGACTGGCTGCAACAGGGCCTGTACGGCACGATGCACTGGATGGCCCAGCACGGCGACAAGCGCTCGCGCCCGGCGGAGCTGATCCCCGGCACGTTGAGGGTGATCTCGGTGGGCCTGGACTACGGCCGCAATGACGACGATTCGGCCTGGGACACGCTGCACGACGGCGAGCGCGCCTACGTCGCGCGCTATGCGCTGGGCCGCGATTACCACAAGCTGATGCGCAACCGCCTGCAGAAGCTGGCCGAGCGCATCCAGGACGAGATCGGCCCGTTCGGCCACCGCGTGTTCGTCGATTCGGCGCCGGTGCTCGAACGCGCCCTGGCGCGCGACGCCGGCCTGGGCTGGATCGGCAAGCACACCTGCCTGATCGACCGCAACGGCGGTTCCTGGTTCTTCCTCGGCGAGATCTACGTCGACCTGCCGCTGCCGATCGATCCGCCGGCCAGCGCGCACTGCGGCACCTGCACGCGCTGCATCGACGTCTGCCCGACCCAGGCGATCGTCGCGCCGTACCGGCTCGATGCGCGCCGCTGCATCGCCTACCTCACGATCGAGCACGATGGCGCGATTCCCGAGGAACTGCGCCCGGCGATCGGCAACCGCATCTTCGGCTGCGACGACTGCCAGCTG
This genomic stretch from Xanthomonas sacchari harbors:
- a CDS encoding N-acetylmuramoyl-L-alanine amidase translates to MRPGTRFFASFAAAAGWCLAAQMAFAGQVQSVSLDNGATGTRAEIRLQGSGGFSTLSLANPNRLVVDLPDSSAAKGLKLPAGGGVVSAVRTGHPVPGTLRIVFDLSSQVVAFKPQMQTIGGSSVLVIEWPGEAPAGKAVAGDAPTAATPLPQAAPMPTPKPAMDARAEAARATAALTSSVVQRASQPAPTPVPPPAAPTPAPTVVASAPSVAAAPGHPAPGSVPSPAPAPVAPPANAPSERDDADDDAAVAAAAEARPVMPSAAARVKMAPGMRPLIVAIDPGHGGQDPGASGPSGKHEKDVTLAIGRELARQINATPGMKAYMTRTTDVFIPLPMRAQKARAAKADIFISIHADAAENRSATGSSVYVLSTKGASSQRARWLADKENAADLIGGVRLQKTDSTLANVLLDLAQSGHMKASEDAAGHVLGGLKRIGNNHKPEIERANFAVLRTSDMPAMLVETAFISNPDEERRLTDPAYQRRIAGAVLDGVSTFFTRQPPPGTLFAARAQAEAEAASTVAGGSR
- the tsaE gene encoding tRNA (adenosine(37)-N6)-threonylcarbamoyltransferase complex ATPase subunit type 1 TsaE; its protein translation is MSLMLFLPDSDATERLGRALAVTRPTQASVHLHGDLGAGKSTLARALLRALGVQGAIRSPTYTLVERYPLADGEAWHLDLYRIGAAGELDFLGLDEGGATLWLVEWPERGGDVLAPADVEVRLAAVRGDGRSVALQARTEAGAAWLARVGGQADLQGLFAG
- a CDS encoding bifunctional ADP-dependent NAD(P)H-hydrate dehydratase/NAD(P)H-hydrate epimerase; translation: MYDCFDLYATAAARRIDAQATALLGGDGYTLMQRAGQAAWQTLLQRWPQAQRILVACGSGNNGGDGYVLARLAHRAGRQVRLLQLPGRGPQSPLAQRACTDYIGVGGRIEEFDAALAPAEVVVDALLGIGLNRAPDAELAALLGALGGLGAPVLALDVPSGVDAETGSVPGAVLPATLTLQFIVAHAGLHTGAALNHVGERALATLEVPPAAFAGCAPRAQAWTVGALRSRLAPRRQDSHKGDSGHVLCVGGNLGSGGAVMLSAESALRSGAGLVSVATRGAHVAPLLARCPEAMVHAIDDAGTLAPLLHKASVVALGPGLGQDDWARALWQTVLADSDRALILDADALNLLAQSPRPVPQAVLTPHPGEAARLLGIATAEVQRDRFAAAATLAERYQTAVVLKGAGSLVAAPGQTPRVIAAGNPGMAVGGMGDLLTGVVAALRAQGLSAFEAASVGALLHAGAGDRAAAAGQRGLLPTDLLPALRRLSNPESES
- the queG gene encoding tRNA epoxyqueuosine(34) reductase QueG, with protein sequence MSARLDIADPHAAAARIRALARTFGFQRCGIAGIELQQDEAHLRDWLQQGLYGTMHWMAQHGDKRSRPAELIPGTLRVISVGLDYGRNDDDSAWDTLHDGERAYVARYALGRDYHKLMRNRLQKLAERIQDEIGPFGHRVFVDSAPVLERALARDAGLGWIGKHTCLIDRNGGSWFFLGEIYVDLPLPIDPPASAHCGTCTRCIDVCPTQAIVAPYRLDARRCIAYLTIEHDGAIPEELRPAIGNRIFGCDDCQLICPWNKFAKRSDEPDFRARNDLDKATLAQLFAWEEDEFLRRTEGSAIRRSGHERWLRNIAVALGNAPTTPQVMAALGARAQHPSPLVREHVQWALARHAATSTQPDAAADVRG